One genomic segment of Caloranaerobacter ferrireducens includes these proteins:
- the ybeY gene encoding rRNA maturation RNase YbeY, giving the protein MELLIDNRQDKVIIEEDVKEAVKNVILECFKLEGLSTNYEVSVSFVDNEEIRQLNREYRGKDSPTDVLSFPMEDDEIGEDYTPILGDIVISAEKALQQSVEFGHSFKREVAYLTAHSMFHLMGYDHETEEEKLVMRQKEKEVMKRLKIFKAEYN; this is encoded by the coding sequence ATGGAGCTACTAATTGATAATAGACAGGATAAAGTGATTATTGAAGAAGATGTTAAAGAGGCTGTCAAAAACGTTATTCTTGAATGCTTTAAGTTAGAAGGTTTGAGTACTAATTATGAGGTTAGTGTTTCATTTGTTGATAATGAAGAAATAAGACAACTAAATAGGGAATACAGAGGAAAGGATAGTCCTACAGATGTGCTATCTTTTCCGATGGAAGATGATGAAATAGGTGAGGATTACACACCAATTTTAGGCGATATTGTTATTTCAGCCGAAAAAGCTTTACAGCAATCAGTTGAATTTGGTCATTCCTTCAAGAGAGAAGTTGCATATTTGACAGCTCATAGTATGTTCCATCTTATGGGCTACGATCATGAAACAGAGGAAGAGAAATTAGTAATGAGGCAAAAGGAAAAGGAAGTAATGAAGCGCCTAAAGATTTTTAAAGCTGAATACAATTAA